One Brassica napus cultivar Da-Ae chromosome C2, Da-Ae, whole genome shotgun sequence DNA window includes the following coding sequences:
- the LOC125582313 gene encoding uncharacterized protein LOC125582313 — translation MEKVEKLQFPALDITGTNFISWVTNVELHLESLGLSQTVKENNTSTPQEKAKSVIFLRRHLDESIIYDYANMRDPKELWKSLKDRFDHQKDITLPLSRDEWQSLRFQDFDKVMNYNSAVLGIVAKLRYCGETITESQMLEKTYTTFHKSHITLQQQYRLRGYTKFSELVVALLIAEKNNELLIKNHMTRPTGSKPFPEANALDAKKPLRENNTFRARGRGRQNYRGRRRNYNPKDRKSFQWVRSEQTPKGKEHQGNTSQKREEACFRCGTKGHWSGLCRTPAHLCALYKESVKGKEKEVNFVEHSQGTTHLDASDFVNDFEETAITEA, via the coding sequence atggaaAAAGTAGAGAAGCTCCAATTTCCAGCTTTAGACATCACCGGTACCAACTTCATTTCATGGGTTACAAATGTTGAACTTCATCTTGAATCTCTTGGTCTATCCCAGACCGTTAAAGAGAATAATACTTCAACGCCTCAAGAAAAGGCTAAATCGGTGATCTTCCTTAGAAGACACCTTGATGAAAGTATTATTTATGACTATGCCAACATGAGAGACCCTAAAGAGCTATGGAAGTCTCTGAAAGATCGTTTTGATCATCAGAAAGACATAACACTTCCACTTTCTCGGGATGAATGGCAGAGTCTCAGATTCCAAGATTTCGACAAAGTGATGAATTACAATTCTGCTGTGTTAGGAATTGTGGCTAAATTGAGATACTGTGGTGAAACGATCACCGAATCTCAAATGCTTGAGAAGACATACACCACATTCCACAAGAGCCATATCACCCTGCAACAACAGTACAGGTTGCGTGGATATACCAAATTTTCGGAATTGGTTGTAGCTCTTCTCATAGCAGAAAAGAACAACGAGCTTCTGATCAAGAATCACATGACCCGTCCAACTGGTTCTAAACCGTTTCCTGAAGCAAACGCATTAGATGCGAAGAAACCACTAAGGGAAAATAATACCTTTCGGGCTCGCGGTCGCGGTCGTCAAAACTACCGTGGACGACGACGAAATTACAATCCAAAAGATAGGAAGTCATTCCAGTGGGTCCGCTCTGAACAAACCCCTAAGGGAAAAGAACACCAAGGAAATACCTCCCAGAAGCGAGAAGAAGCTTGTTTCAGATGCGGTACTAAGGGACACTGGTCTGGTTTATGTCGTACCCCTGCACACCTTTGCGCTCTGTACAAGGAGTCCGTCAaagggaaagaaaaagaagtaaaCTTTGTGGAACACTCTCAGGGTACAACGCACCTCGATGCGTCTGATTTTGTGAATGATTTCGAAGAGACCGCTATCACGGAAGCTTAA
- the LOC106379540 gene encoding leucine-rich repeat extensin-like protein 5 isoform X1 — protein sequence MESNRAITTICILLCLFLSASFFTYSVDARKLVGLERDSKKKSKKLIIKALKHTSMLEKMMTQLNLAQPLDYSTTSCNTQPNSVSATLTLSPYVPLAPLSVPENASPFCVNPPNTPLNSPPSSSYPELSPPPGPINVPNPAESSSNPNSNPNTPDSTSNPNPNSIPNPPETSSSNPNPPVTVPNPPESSSNPNPPESSLNPNPPVTVPNPPDISSPNPPETVPSPSVPGPSGTISGPPYSEPGPSTPTDTPTPSGNIPTPSSGFLPPIVYPPPMVPPPPSVTPTSAYWCVAKPSVPDPIIQEAMNFACGSGADCHSIQPNGACFKPNTLWAHASYAFNSYWQRTKGSGGSCSFGGTGMLVTVDPSFNGCHFDFF from the exons ATGGAATCAAATAGAGCTATCACAACCATTTGTATTCTCCTTTGTCTCTTTCTCTCGGCCAGCTTCTTCACTTATTCTG TAGATGCAAGAAAACTTGTGGGACTTGAGAGAGACTCAAAGAAGAAGTCAAAGAAGCTGATCATCAAAGCATTAAAACATACATCAATGTTAGAGAAAATGATGACACAACTCAATCTAGCTCAGCCTTTGGATTACTCAACAACATCCTGCAACACTCAACCTAATAGTGTTAGTGCAACTCTCACTCTATCTCCCTATGTTCCACTTGCCCCACTGTCAGTTCCCGAAAATGCCTCTCCTTTTTGCGTCAATCCTCCAAATACTCCTCTAAACTCACCTCCTTCCTCCTCCTACCCTGAACTTAGCCCACCTCCAGGCCCAATCAATGTACCTAACCCAGCTGAATCATCTTCTAATCCGAACTCGAACCCAAACACACCTGACTCCACctcaaacccaaacccaaactcAATTCCAAACCCACCTGAAACATCCTCCTCTAACCCGAACCCACCTGTTACCGTTCCTAACCCACCCGAATCATCTTCTAACCCAAACCCACCAGAATCATCATTAAACCCCAACCCACCCGTTACAGTCCCAAACCCACCGGACATTTCCAGTCCAAACCCGCCAGAGACAGTTCCTAGCCCTTCAGTACCAGGCCCATCAGGAACCATTTCAGGCCCACCTTACTCCGAGCCAGGCCCATCAACCCCGACCGACACTCCTACACCGTCTGGTAATATTCCAACCCCATCATCAGGGTTTTTACCTCCGATCGTCTATCCGCCTCCTATGGTACCACCGCCACCAAGCGTGACTCCGACCTCGGCTTACTGGTGCGTTGCTAAGCCTTCAGTGCCTGACCCAATCATCCAAGAAGCAATGAATTTTGCATGTGGGTCAGGCGCTGATTGCCATTCAATTCAGCCCAATGGGGCATGCTTTAAACCCAATACATTGTGGGCCCATGCTTCATACGCCTTCAATAGCTATTGGCAGCGGACCAAAGGTTCTGGTGGGTCGTGCTCGTTCGGCGGCACCGGCATGCTAGTCACCGTCGACCCaa GCTTTAATGGGTGCCATTTTGATTTCTTCTAA
- the LOC106379540 gene encoding leucine-rich repeat extensin-like protein 5 isoform X2 produces the protein MESNRAITTICILLCLFLSASFFTYSDARKLVGLERDSKKKSKKLIIKALKHTSMLEKMMTQLNLAQPLDYSTTSCNTQPNSVSATLTLSPYVPLAPLSVPENASPFCVNPPNTPLNSPPSSSYPELSPPPGPINVPNPAESSSNPNSNPNTPDSTSNPNPNSIPNPPETSSSNPNPPVTVPNPPESSSNPNPPESSLNPNPPVTVPNPPDISSPNPPETVPSPSVPGPSGTISGPPYSEPGPSTPTDTPTPSGNIPTPSSGFLPPIVYPPPMVPPPPSVTPTSAYWCVAKPSVPDPIIQEAMNFACGSGADCHSIQPNGACFKPNTLWAHASYAFNSYWQRTKGSGGSCSFGGTGMLVTVDPSFNGCHFDFF, from the exons ATGGAATCAAATAGAGCTATCACAACCATTTGTATTCTCCTTTGTCTCTTTCTCTCGGCCAGCTTCTTCACTTATTCTG ATGCAAGAAAACTTGTGGGACTTGAGAGAGACTCAAAGAAGAAGTCAAAGAAGCTGATCATCAAAGCATTAAAACATACATCAATGTTAGAGAAAATGATGACACAACTCAATCTAGCTCAGCCTTTGGATTACTCAACAACATCCTGCAACACTCAACCTAATAGTGTTAGTGCAACTCTCACTCTATCTCCCTATGTTCCACTTGCCCCACTGTCAGTTCCCGAAAATGCCTCTCCTTTTTGCGTCAATCCTCCAAATACTCCTCTAAACTCACCTCCTTCCTCCTCCTACCCTGAACTTAGCCCACCTCCAGGCCCAATCAATGTACCTAACCCAGCTGAATCATCTTCTAATCCGAACTCGAACCCAAACACACCTGACTCCACctcaaacccaaacccaaactcAATTCCAAACCCACCTGAAACATCCTCCTCTAACCCGAACCCACCTGTTACCGTTCCTAACCCACCCGAATCATCTTCTAACCCAAACCCACCAGAATCATCATTAAACCCCAACCCACCCGTTACAGTCCCAAACCCACCGGACATTTCCAGTCCAAACCCGCCAGAGACAGTTCCTAGCCCTTCAGTACCAGGCCCATCAGGAACCATTTCAGGCCCACCTTACTCCGAGCCAGGCCCATCAACCCCGACCGACACTCCTACACCGTCTGGTAATATTCCAACCCCATCATCAGGGTTTTTACCTCCGATCGTCTATCCGCCTCCTATGGTACCACCGCCACCAAGCGTGACTCCGACCTCGGCTTACTGGTGCGTTGCTAAGCCTTCAGTGCCTGACCCAATCATCCAAGAAGCAATGAATTTTGCATGTGGGTCAGGCGCTGATTGCCATTCAATTCAGCCCAATGGGGCATGCTTTAAACCCAATACATTGTGGGCCCATGCTTCATACGCCTTCAATAGCTATTGGCAGCGGACCAAAGGTTCTGGTGGGTCGTGCTCGTTCGGCGGCACCGGCATGCTAGTCACCGTCGACCCaa GCTTTAATGGGTGCCATTTTGATTTCTTCTAA